The following proteins come from a genomic window of Micromonospora echinofusca:
- a CDS encoding carbohydrate ABC transporter permease — protein sequence MKRHRPNWLAGIGAVAWLLLVGLPIYVMLAITVQTREGYGRNGPIALPDTFTLDNYTGAFDEGFGRYLVNTLVVTASVVAIVLLLVPPLAYAIVRSRSRLTSGVFRLFLLGLAIPAQAVIVPIFYLISKAGLYDNLVGVILPTAAFSLPVCALILSGVMRDITPDLYEAMAIDGAGPARVFRQLVLPLSRGGIATIAVFSALQAWNGFLFPLILTQSDSTKVITLGLYNFQTQYGINIPGLLAAVVLSMVPVLLVYLFARRALVQGLMGVGGK from the coding sequence GTGAAGCGGCACCGTCCCAACTGGCTCGCCGGGATCGGCGCCGTGGCCTGGCTGCTCCTGGTCGGCCTGCCGATCTACGTCATGCTGGCGATCACCGTGCAGACCCGCGAGGGGTACGGCCGCAACGGCCCCATCGCCCTGCCCGACACCTTCACCCTGGACAACTACACCGGCGCCTTCGACGAGGGCTTCGGCCGCTACCTGGTCAACACCCTGGTGGTGACGGCGAGCGTGGTGGCCATCGTGCTGCTGCTCGTGCCCCCGCTGGCGTACGCCATCGTGCGCAGCCGCAGCCGGCTCACCTCCGGTGTGTTCCGGCTGTTCCTGCTGGGCCTGGCGATCCCCGCGCAGGCGGTCATCGTGCCGATCTTCTACCTGATCAGCAAGGCCGGGCTCTACGACAACCTCGTCGGCGTCATCCTGCCCACCGCCGCCTTCTCGCTGCCGGTGTGCGCGCTGATCCTCAGCGGTGTCATGCGCGACATCACCCCCGACCTGTACGAGGCGATGGCCATCGACGGCGCCGGCCCCGCCCGGGTGTTCCGCCAGCTGGTGCTGCCGCTGTCGCGCGGTGGGATCGCCACGATCGCGGTCTTCTCCGCCCTACAGGCGTGGAACGGCTTCCTCTTCCCGCTGATCCTCACCCAGTCCGACTCCACCAAGGTGATCACCCTCGGCCTCTACAACTTCCAGACGCAGTACGGGATCAACATTCCCGGCCTGCTCGCCGCGGTCGTGCTGTCGATGGTGCCCGTCCTGCTCGTCTATCTGTTCGCCCGGCGGGCCCTGGTGCAGGGGCTGATGGGCGTCGGAGGAAAGTGA
- a CDS encoding beta-xylosidase/alpha-l-arabinosidase: MTDNVTLDIAPGTATWTDPTLDLATRVDALVAAMTLPEKVAQLYGVWVGAAADGGEVAPYQHDMEEPVDLDDLLDAGLGQLTRPFGTAPVDPALGALSLLRTQQRVAAANRFGIPAMAHEECLAGFAAWGATAYPVPLSWGATFDPELIGRMAAAIGADLRRVGVHQGLAPVLDVVRDARWGRVEETIGEDPYLVGTIATAYVRGLESAGVVATLKHFAGYSASRGGRNLAPVPMGPRERADVILPPFEMAVREGGARSVMHAYTDTDGMPSAADEQLLTGLLRDAWGFAGTVVADYFGIAFLHTLHGVAGGWAEAAAEALAAGVDVELPTVKTFGEPLREALAAGAVPEALIDRAVRRVLTQKAQLGLLDADWSPVPAALAGADLSDPDALRGTVDLDPPANRALAREVAERSVVLLANDGILPLDRPARIALVGPQAESPTAVLGCYSFPAHVGSRHPEVPVGIELPTLAAALRAEFPDSVVVTVAGVCVDGDDTGGVPAAVEAARGADVVVAALGDRAGLFGRGTSGEGCDAESLALPGAQQHLLDALLDTGTPVVVTLLAGRPYALGRAVTEAAAIVQSFFPGEEGTPAIAGVLGGRIDPQGRLPVSVPRGPGAQPTTYLSARLGQASDVSNVDPTPAYGFGHGLGYTTFDWSGLVLDEPVAATDGELRLHFEVRNTGSRWGSEVVQVYAHDPVASVVQPVQRLVGYLRVPLEAGAACRIDLAVPADLFSFTGRDGRRVVEPGELELRLAASSTDHRLVAAVALRGPARHVDHTRRLHPRFAVTPSAG, from the coding sequence GTGACCGACAACGTGACCCTCGACATCGCCCCCGGCACCGCGACCTGGACCGACCCGACCCTCGACCTCGCGACCCGCGTCGACGCCCTGGTCGCCGCGATGACCCTGCCGGAGAAGGTGGCCCAGCTCTACGGCGTCTGGGTCGGCGCCGCCGCCGACGGGGGAGAGGTCGCGCCGTACCAGCACGACATGGAGGAACCGGTCGACCTGGACGACCTGCTGGACGCCGGCCTCGGCCAGCTCACCCGCCCGTTCGGCACCGCGCCCGTCGACCCCGCGCTCGGCGCGCTGTCGCTGCTACGGACCCAGCAGCGCGTCGCCGCCGCCAACCGGTTCGGCATCCCGGCCATGGCGCACGAGGAGTGCCTGGCCGGCTTCGCCGCCTGGGGCGCGACCGCGTACCCCGTGCCGCTGTCCTGGGGCGCCACCTTCGACCCGGAGCTGATCGGGCGGATGGCCGCCGCCATCGGCGCCGACCTGCGCCGCGTCGGCGTGCACCAGGGGCTGGCGCCGGTGCTCGACGTGGTGCGCGACGCGCGCTGGGGGCGGGTCGAGGAGACCATCGGGGAGGACCCCTACCTGGTGGGCACCATCGCCACCGCGTACGTGCGGGGGCTGGAGTCCGCCGGCGTGGTGGCCACCCTCAAGCACTTCGCCGGCTACTCCGCCTCCCGGGGCGGACGCAACCTGGCGCCGGTGCCGATGGGCCCCCGTGAGCGCGCGGACGTGATCCTCCCGCCGTTCGAGATGGCGGTACGCGAGGGCGGCGCGCGGTCGGTGATGCACGCCTACACCGACACCGACGGGATGCCCTCGGCGGCGGACGAGCAGTTGTTGACCGGCCTGCTCCGCGACGCCTGGGGCTTCGCGGGCACCGTGGTGGCCGACTACTTCGGCATCGCCTTCCTGCACACCCTGCACGGGGTGGCCGGCGGCTGGGCCGAGGCGGCGGCCGAGGCCCTGGCCGCCGGCGTGGACGTGGAGCTGCCCACGGTGAAGACCTTCGGCGAGCCGCTGCGCGAGGCGCTCGCGGCCGGGGCGGTGCCGGAGGCGCTGATCGACCGGGCGGTGCGCCGGGTGCTGACGCAGAAGGCGCAGCTCGGCCTCCTCGACGCCGACTGGAGCCCGGTGCCGGCCGCGCTGGCCGGCGCCGACCTGTCCGACCCGGACGCGCTGCGCGGCACCGTCGACCTGGACCCGCCGGCCAACCGGGCGCTGGCCCGCGAGGTCGCCGAGCGTTCCGTGGTGCTGCTGGCCAACGACGGCATCCTGCCGCTCGACCGGCCGGCCCGCATCGCGCTGGTCGGTCCGCAGGCGGAGAGCCCCACGGCGGTGCTCGGCTGCTACTCGTTCCCGGCCCACGTCGGCTCACGCCACCCCGAGGTGCCCGTCGGCATCGAGCTGCCCACCCTGGCGGCGGCGCTGCGCGCCGAGTTCCCGGACAGCGTCGTGGTCACCGTGGCCGGCGTCTGCGTCGACGGCGACGACACCGGCGGGGTGCCGGCGGCCGTCGAGGCGGCGCGGGGCGCGGACGTCGTGGTCGCCGCGCTCGGCGACCGGGCGGGCCTGTTCGGGCGGGGCACCAGCGGCGAGGGCTGCGACGCCGAGTCGCTGGCCCTGCCCGGGGCGCAGCAGCACCTGCTCGACGCGCTGCTGGACACCGGCACGCCCGTGGTGGTGACGCTGCTCGCCGGGCGCCCCTACGCGCTGGGCCGGGCGGTGACCGAGGCCGCGGCGATCGTGCAGTCCTTCTTCCCCGGCGAGGAGGGCACCCCGGCCATCGCCGGCGTACTCGGCGGCCGGATCGACCCGCAGGGGCGGCTGCCGGTCAGCGTGCCCCGTGGGCCGGGCGCGCAGCCGACCACCTACCTGTCGGCCCGGCTGGGCCAGGCCAGCGACGTCTCCAACGTCGACCCGACGCCCGCGTACGGCTTCGGGCACGGCCTCGGCTACACCACGTTCGACTGGTCGGGCCTGGTGCTCGACGAGCCGGTCGCGGCGACCGACGGGGAGCTGCGGCTGCACTTCGAAGTGCGCAACACCGGCTCCCGGTGGGGCAGCGAGGTGGTGCAGGTGTACGCCCACGATCCGGTGGCCTCGGTGGTCCAGCCCGTGCAGCGCCTCGTCGGCTACCTGCGGGTGCCGCTGGAGGCGGGCGCGGCCTGCCGGATCGACCTGGCGGTGCCGGCCGACCTGTTCTCGTTCACCGGGCGCGACGGGCGGCGCGTGGTCGAGCCGGGCGAGCTGGAGCTGCGGCTGGCGGCGTCCAGCACCGACCATCGGCTCGTGGCGGCGGTCGCGCTGCGTGGTCCGGCCCGACACGTCGACCACACCCGGCGGCTGCACCCCCGCTTCGCCGTCACGCCGTCGGCCGGCTGA
- a CDS encoding carbohydrate ABC transporter permease has translation MSTTTLAAPTVTEQRRARRRPGGGPTLSRPGFAWALPATLFFGLFALAPLVLVVVLSFTSWAGLGSPEFVGLDNWQRLARDPVMINSLWLSVLLTALGVLVQTPLSLLIGVWAAGPQRNRAVLSAIFFLPLLLSATAVSVLWRALLDPNFGVPGQAPWLFGDGNLFGSRTGAIAVLVFVSSWQFIPFHALIYQGAARAVPAVLYQAAEVDGASRWGQFRHVTLPQLRNAMITSVVLMVVGGLTTFDTVLILTQGGPGTDTTITAYHMYEQAFRSFDFGAGAAIALLLVVVATVISLIVVRVSGYDRMRSTMEGL, from the coding sequence ATGTCCACCACCACCCTCGCCGCCCCCACCGTGACGGAGCAGCGACGGGCCCGACGACGCCCGGGCGGCGGCCCCACCCTCAGCCGCCCGGGCTTCGCCTGGGCCCTGCCCGCGACCCTGTTCTTCGGGCTCTTCGCGCTCGCCCCGCTGGTCCTCGTGGTCGTGCTCAGCTTCACCAGCTGGGCCGGCCTCGGCTCGCCGGAGTTCGTCGGGCTGGACAACTGGCAGCGACTGGCCCGCGACCCAGTCATGATCAACAGCCTGTGGTTGAGCGTCCTGCTCACCGCCCTCGGGGTGCTGGTGCAGACGCCGCTGAGCCTGCTGATCGGCGTGTGGGCGGCCGGGCCGCAGCGCAACCGGGCCGTGCTGTCCGCCATCTTCTTCCTCCCGCTGCTGCTGTCGGCGACCGCCGTGTCGGTGCTGTGGCGGGCGCTGCTCGACCCGAACTTCGGCGTGCCGGGCCAGGCCCCGTGGCTGTTCGGCGACGGCAACCTCTTCGGCAGCCGCACGGGCGCGATCGCCGTGTTGGTCTTCGTCAGCAGCTGGCAGTTCATCCCGTTCCACGCGTTGATCTACCAGGGCGCGGCCCGCGCCGTGCCGGCGGTGCTCTACCAGGCCGCCGAGGTCGACGGGGCCAGCCGGTGGGGGCAGTTCCGCCACGTCACCCTGCCGCAACTGCGCAACGCCATGATCACCTCGGTGGTGCTCATGGTCGTCGGCGGGCTGACCACCTTCGACACCGTGCTGATCCTCACCCAGGGCGGGCCGGGCACCGACACCACCATCACCGCCTACCACATGTACGAGCAGGCGTTCCGCAGCTTCGACTTCGGTGCCGGCGCGGCCATCGCCCTGCTGCTCGTCGTCGTCGCCACCGTCATCTCGCTGATCGTGGTCCGGGTCTCCGGCTACGACAGGATGCGCTCCACGATGGAGGGTCTGTGA
- a CDS encoding acetylxylan esterase, which produces MALTDLPEEQLRAYRGQVAEPADFDRFWADTIAEARECGWPVRVEPVPTGLATIDVHDVTFPGFAGQPVRAWLRLPRGVEPPLPTVVQYAGYGGGRGQPLENLLWASAGFAHLQMDTRGQGAGWARGDTPDPAAAGPEAPGVLTRGVTDPRTYYYRRFLTDAVRAVDAARTLPAVDPARVAVLGHSQGGAAALAVAALRPDLRAVVAGVPFLCDIPRAITVTDAYPYREVRDFLAIHRHAEERVLATLAYVDGVNFASRCHLPARFSVALMDEIVPPSTVFAAVNAWRGPTEVSVWRYNGHEAGGIDDDEAAVRFLRVHLSPDRAPDGPQPDRQGAWPAQRGSAGEPRPPVGGPSRRPS; this is translated from the coding sequence GTGGCCCTCACCGACCTGCCCGAGGAGCAGTTGCGGGCGTACCGGGGTCAGGTGGCGGAGCCGGCGGACTTCGACCGGTTCTGGGCGGACACGATCGCCGAGGCCCGGGAGTGTGGCTGGCCGGTGCGCGTCGAGCCGGTGCCCACCGGGCTGGCCACGATCGACGTGCACGACGTGACCTTCCCCGGGTTCGCCGGGCAACCGGTGCGGGCCTGGCTGCGGCTGCCGCGCGGCGTCGAGCCGCCGCTGCCCACCGTCGTGCAGTACGCCGGCTACGGCGGCGGCCGGGGCCAACCGCTGGAGAACCTGCTCTGGGCCTCGGCCGGCTTCGCGCACCTGCAGATGGACACCCGGGGGCAGGGGGCGGGCTGGGCCCGGGGGGACACCCCGGATCCGGCCGCCGCCGGTCCCGAGGCGCCCGGGGTGCTCACCCGGGGCGTGACGGACCCCCGTACGTACTACTACCGGCGGTTCCTGACCGACGCGGTGCGGGCGGTGGACGCGGCCCGGACCCTGCCGGCGGTCGATCCGGCGCGGGTCGCGGTCCTCGGGCACAGCCAGGGCGGGGCGGCGGCGCTCGCCGTGGCGGCGCTGCGGCCCGACCTGCGGGCCGTCGTGGCCGGCGTGCCCTTCCTGTGCGACATCCCGCGCGCGATCACGGTCACCGACGCGTACCCCTACCGGGAGGTCCGTGACTTCCTGGCGATCCACCGGCACGCCGAGGAGCGGGTGCTGGCCACCCTGGCCTACGTCGACGGGGTCAACTTCGCCAGCCGGTGCCACCTGCCGGCCCGCTTCTCCGTCGCGCTGATGGACGAGATCGTGCCGCCGTCGACCGTCTTCGCCGCCGTCAACGCCTGGCGGGGACCGACGGAGGTGTCGGTCTGGCGGTACAACGGTCACGAGGCCGGCGGGATCGACGACGACGAGGCGGCCGTGCGCTTCCTGCGCGTACACCTCTCGCCGGACCGGGCGCCCGACGGCCCGCAGCCTGATAGACAGGGGGCGTGGCCAGCCCAGCGCGGATCCGCCGGCGAACCGCGACCGCCCGTGGGCGGGCCGTCGCGGCGGCCGTCGTGA
- a CDS encoding M15 family metallopeptidase — protein MIVALAPGCTRPAPSPSPSAVPPPATSPTPPPSAPPPSAPQTSASAGTPRGPGLVVLSDVDPRIRTDIRYAGAHNFVGRPVAGYAEPLCLLSRPAAEALRRVQDAALARGRSLKVYDCYRPRRAADDFVEWAGQPGEQRMKAEFYPRVAKSELFDEGYIGAPTAHSRGSTLDLTLVDVPTPTQPPYAPGQPLVSCTAPKGQRFADNGVDMGTGFDCFDPLAHTDSPQVTGVARDNRRLLRQLMTDGGFVNYDREWWHYRYRDEPWPDTYFDVPVARSSAEPAGG, from the coding sequence GTGATCGTGGCGCTCGCGCCCGGCTGCACCCGGCCCGCGCCGTCGCCGTCGCCGTCCGCCGTGCCGCCACCGGCCACCTCACCGACGCCGCCACCGTCCGCCCCGCCACCGTCCGCCCCGCAGACGTCGGCGTCGGCGGGCACGCCGCGCGGGCCGGGCCTCGTCGTCCTCAGCGACGTCGACCCGCGCATCCGCACCGACATCCGGTACGCGGGCGCGCACAACTTCGTCGGACGCCCGGTCGCCGGCTATGCCGAACCCCTCTGCCTGCTCAGCCGGCCGGCCGCCGAGGCGCTGCGCCGGGTGCAGGACGCCGCGCTGGCCCGGGGCCGCAGCCTGAAGGTGTACGACTGCTACCGCCCCCGCCGGGCCGCCGACGACTTCGTCGAGTGGGCCGGGCAGCCGGGCGAGCAGCGGATGAAGGCCGAGTTCTATCCCCGGGTGGCCAAGTCCGAGCTGTTCGACGAGGGCTACATCGGCGCCCCCACCGCCCACAGTCGGGGCAGCACGCTCGACCTGACCCTGGTCGACGTGCCGACCCCCACCCAGCCCCCGTACGCCCCGGGCCAGCCCCTGGTCTCCTGCACCGCCCCGAAGGGCCAGCGGTTCGCGGACAACGGCGTCGACATGGGCACCGGCTTCGACTGCTTCGACCCGCTCGCGCACACCGACTCGCCGCAGGTCACCGGCGTGGCCCGGGACAACCGGCGGCTGCTGCGGCAGCTCATGACCGACGGGGGCTTCGTCAACTACGACCGCGAGTGGTGGCACTACCGCTACCGCGACGAACCCTGGCCGGACACCTACTTCGACGTGCCCGTGGCCCGCTCCTCGGCCGAGCCGGCGGGCGGCTAG
- a CDS encoding ABC transporter substrate-binding protein, with amino-acid sequence MTVRTRLARVVALGAALALALPLTACGDGDSAAGQDEIRILVYGDATNKVEKQLVDTFNKTSKVKAVLDTIPGADYQTKLQTIINTKQAPDVFFNWGGGSITPFVKADLLLPLDDMIAKDPGLKANFLPSVFNTAVVDGKAYGVPMRGTQPVLLFHNKKVLADAGITPPKTWDDLLAAVKTLKGKGITPIALGGGDQWPTQMWYQYLYDRVAGPELFAKALGGDKSAWESPESRRALELLRQLTDAGAFGTNFDSVKFTDGGSPALLSSGKAGFELMGSWNYSTHNDANPTFAAEGLGWSAFPSVPGGKGDPRNVVGNTNNFYSVLKKTKHPEAVAEFLKLQYSDEFVQAQLAIGNLPTTTNTEKFLDGATNPDYLKYQFTLVKEAPSFQLSWDQAYPPAATTTIHQAVQQYCNGRMDAAGFIKAMQSLQAG; translated from the coding sequence ATGACTGTACGTACGCGGCTCGCCCGCGTCGTCGCGCTCGGCGCCGCACTGGCGCTGGCGCTGCCACTGACCGCCTGCGGCGACGGTGACTCGGCGGCCGGCCAGGACGAGATCCGCATCCTGGTGTACGGCGACGCCACCAACAAGGTCGAGAAGCAGCTCGTCGACACGTTCAACAAGACGTCGAAGGTCAAGGCGGTGCTGGACACCATCCCCGGCGCCGACTACCAGACCAAGCTCCAGACGATCATCAACACCAAGCAGGCGCCGGACGTCTTCTTCAACTGGGGCGGCGGCAGCATCACCCCGTTCGTCAAGGCCGACCTGCTGCTGCCGCTCGACGACATGATCGCCAAGGACCCGGGGCTGAAGGCCAACTTCCTGCCCTCGGTCTTCAACACCGCCGTGGTCGACGGCAAGGCGTACGGGGTGCCGATGCGCGGCACCCAGCCGGTGCTGCTGTTCCACAACAAGAAGGTCCTCGCCGACGCCGGCATCACCCCGCCGAAGACGTGGGACGACCTGCTGGCGGCCGTGAAGACCCTCAAGGGCAAGGGGATCACCCCGATCGCCCTCGGCGGCGGCGACCAGTGGCCCACCCAGATGTGGTACCAGTACCTCTACGACCGGGTGGCCGGCCCCGAGCTGTTCGCCAAGGCGCTCGGCGGCGACAAGAGCGCCTGGGAGAGCCCGGAGAGCCGCCGCGCCCTGGAGCTGCTGCGGCAGCTGACCGACGCCGGCGCGTTCGGCACCAACTTCGACTCGGTCAAGTTCACCGACGGCGGCTCTCCGGCGCTGCTGTCCAGCGGCAAGGCCGGCTTCGAACTGATGGGCTCCTGGAACTACTCGACCCACAACGACGCCAACCCGACCTTCGCCGCCGAGGGCCTCGGCTGGAGCGCCTTCCCGAGCGTCCCGGGCGGCAAGGGCGACCCGCGCAACGTGGTCGGCAACACCAACAACTTCTACTCCGTGCTGAAGAAGACCAAGCACCCGGAGGCGGTGGCCGAGTTCCTCAAGCTCCAGTACTCCGACGAGTTCGTCCAGGCGCAGCTCGCCATCGGCAACCTGCCCACCACCACCAACACCGAGAAGTTCCTCGACGGCGCCACGAACCCCGACTACCTGAAGTACCAGTTCACCCTGGTCAAGGAGGCCCCGAGCTTCCAGCTCTCCTGGGACCAGGCGTACCCGCCGGCCGCGACCACGACCATCCACCAGGCGGTGCAGCAGTACTGCAACGGCCGGATGGACGCCGCCGGCTTCATCAAGGCCATGCAGTCCCTCCAGGCGGGCTGA